The genomic stretch GCAGGGATAGATTCAATATTTGCTTTTTCATGTAAGCGACTGATTATAAATTATTAATTGAGTAATTCAACTTGAGATAAAAGGCTCTCCCCGGCTTCTGAACGGCGAAATTGTCGTAGGCCTGCTGGTCAAATATGTTTTTGATGTCGGCACTGATGATGAACCGCTTGTTTGGCAGTACATAACTGGCTCCCAGATCCTGGATGTACTGACGGGGGGTTCTAAAGTCGTCAATGACCAGCCAGGTGGTGTAAAATCGCTCTACAAAGCGGAACCCGTAATACACATTAAGTCTTGATTGCTGAGCGAGTACGTCTTTAAACGAGTACTGAATTGTGTTATTAATCGTGAAAAAAGGTTCGTTGGGAAGCTGGCGGTTGTAATAATCGTACTCCCGACCGTTGGGGTCGTAGCGCATGTTGAAGACCGAATTGAATTTCGATGCGCTCAGGCCAATGGTAAGGTTGTTTTTGTAGCTGTAATTGGCTTCGGCTTCAAACCCGATGGACTTGGTCTTTCCGAGGTTTTCGAAGGGGTCCGTTTGTACCGCATCGTTCAGTCTGGGATTTACCCGTTGAACGATTTTGTCTCTCGTGTCACGGATGAAGCCAGATAAGGCGAAGGAATATTTATGCTGTCCGGTTGTGTACGATCCCGCTCTAAAACCAACGTTCAGGTTGTTACTAACCTCCGGTCTGATCCCGAAATTTTCGACGATGTTTTCACCGGGACTGCCAAAAACTTCGCCTTCGGAAGGCAAGCGAACGGCTTTTTCTGCGGAGGTGAGAACGTACAAATTGGGCAGGAGCGCGTACGACAAAGCCGCTCCGTAACCAGTCGTTGTTTTGGCGTTGGCTGTTCTGTTCTCCCGCCGACTACTCTGCCCTTCCGTTACGACCAGAACCGGGTCCATTTTGTCAATTTGCTGTTGGTAATACTTTCCAAACACATTGGCTTTCAGCTTAGAATCAAAGGCTTTTAACTCGTAAGCAACAGACGTTATATGTTTCGCCAGGTTCCGGGTTCCGATGAATTCCCGTTCGCTTTCCGAGCGCAGAAAATCCTGCTGATCGCGGTCTATGTTATAGAAGATGTGATTGAGAACCAGTCGGTGATTCTGGTGAAAATCATAATTGATCCCGGCCCGGAACGTAATTACGTGTCGGTTGATATGGTTTATCGTCGGCGCTCCTTGCTGCGCTCCGCCGGGCCGTAAGATCGGGTTACCGTCCAGACCGACACTCCGTTCGCCAAACCAGTTGTAATTCCATTTGACGGTATCCACAACGATCTGGCTGCGGTTGCTCGACATACCGCTCAGAGTAAATTCAAGGCCATCAACCAGCAGATTTTTCTTCCGGTAGTTCAGACTAAGCACGTGTGATTCGGATTCCGTGAACCGGC from Spirosoma oryzicola encodes the following:
- a CDS encoding TonB-dependent receptor, with protein sequence MKYYYLLTCLLISCCVFAQTDGVRFATLRGNVHVEGDTGVAHVTVRIKNTSIATLSDERGHFELKNVPYGHQEISITSVEIQPKSVKLHVHKPVHSLPVLVNKAIFDLAEVQVKHKTEKKEIETQGFAVNVIETKEVANRNFQTNELLDRTVGVRVRQNGGLGSSVSYNLNGMSGESVRIFIDGIPISTYGASFSLNSIPPALIERIEVYKGVIPAHLSDDALGGAINVILKKGMGNNLTASVSYGSFNTLQATISGTHRNAKSGFTVKASGFYNHSDNDYEVWGKFVRNILPNGRYDYVRARRFNDAYKSIGGQVEVGFTDVKWADQFFVGYNGSSDYKEIQHGTYMSIPYKGRFTESESHVLSLNYRKKNLLVDGLEFTLSGMSSNRSQIVVDTVKWNYNWFGERSVGLDGNPILRPGGAQQGAPTINHINRHVITFRAGINYDFHQNHRLVLNHIFYNIDRDQQDFLRSESEREFIGTRNLAKHITSVAYELKAFDSKLKANVFGKYYQQQIDKMDPVLVVTEGQSSRRENRTANAKTTTGYGAALSYALLPNLYVLTSAEKAVRLPSEGEVFGSPGENIVENFGIRPEVSNNLNVGFRAGSYTTGQHKYSFALSGFIRDTRDKIVQRVNPRLNDAVQTDPFENLGKTKSIGFEAEANYSYKNNLTIGLSASKFNSVFNMRYDPNGREYDYYNRQLPNEPFFTINNTIQYSFKDVLAQQSRLNVYYGFRFVERFYTTWLVIDDFRTPRQYIQDLGASYVLPNKRFIISADIKNIFDQQAYDNFAVQKPGRAFYLKLNYSINNL